The sequence ATTTGTTATAATGGGATCTGGCACAACACATGAGCTAGAAGAGTACAAATGTGTCTCAATTGAGCATATAACGTTCTACTTCTCAGGATAAAATTTTGGGCCACTATGATCGACCTTCCCAAGAGATATTAAATTAGTTTCAATTGCCTTGATTCgggataatttcaaatatatttggaatAATCTCAGATATTTGCGGAATAAGCAAACAGACAATCTGAAATGTGAGATATTCATTCTTTGCAAATTCACAAACTTTGTCAAATATATGAGACGCATGCATTGTCCCTGATTTGGGataactaaaaatatatttggaatAATCCAAGAATTTTGTGGAATAAACAAATAGACAATTGAGAATGAAATACTCAATTTTTAGGCAATATGACACTTTTATGACTCGTTCTTTTGAGGCAGTATGAAACTCACTTTTTTGGTAATGTATGATTCAAATTCCCGAATTTAATCGAATATATTGAATATGTCGATTTGTATTTATGTTGTAACGTGTAAAGTTCTAGGATATAAAGACAGAGATCAGTCACACAAGTGTTAATATATAGTAGTCATGGTACGTACATTTAATACAAAATGACTTTCTGATttatgatcataaaattatattttaccctcacaataaaaaataaaaaaaaagaaacatcaTTATGACCTGCCCTACTCACTGCATAGAAAATGTGCCTTAATCATAAATCAAATATTGATTGTGCctcaaataataaatcaaacattgaaatttaaataaaaactaaattaaacaAAGAACATATTTCATAAATTAATCACTCAAAGTACTCATCATTCAAGTGTCTATCATCATCTTTAAACACAAAAATAAGTTTCGACCAAACAACTTCTAAATAAACTATGACTTGCGAACCAACTTCACACGATACGACAACACAAGAGAACCCAATACATAAGAGTACACTACAACCAGaactcaaattaatataaaacaATAGTGTGTTCCACAGAATCATCAAATCAAGCGTAAACCAACAATGTTTCCACTGGAACAGGCATATCTCCTCGAAGGTCCGTGCTCGAGCCAACTTCCATAGCCGCTTTTCTTCTGTGCAAGTGTAAAGATGGAGCATACGTTGCTTTCTTGATTATGGAAGCCcaatattttttgttatgtCGACGGTAACTTCTCAACacctaaataaaaacaaaataatttacattgaggttaaaaagataaaatcgtgcataaaaattttaataaaattagataataataaataatttagtatTATTAGCTTCACAAAACTATCTACTAAATGTTACAAacaataaacatgattactcCCCATAAATAGTCATTCAGCTGCCTTGATAATTTCAGGGTGTCTATCCGAAAAAAAGTGAACTCGTCGAATAGAGTGCATTGATATGAAAGTAGAATACTTCTCAAACTGTAGTGGAGATACATATCGAAGAATCATGGTTTCTAATGAAATTTCAGCACATTGTTCTCAGGCTCACAAAAATATCCATCAAGCTACATCCAATGAAGATTGAAATCACATAAATCTGTATTTTTACTTGTAGCAACCAAAAAAGAAGATATTAAAAGAATCACTTCTAGATTTCATTATCAAACTATTAAAAAAACTACATTCAATATAATAAGATCTAAATTGAAAATCATATATTCATTCATATAACACCTGGCATACAAAAAAACAGTACATAATAACAAATTCAAGcaacccaatttttttttaatgataaaaaattatcaatatttAAGTCATAATGCAACACTAAAACCATTACGGTTCGGAATTAAATCGTTATAATCGAGAACAACAAGGAATTTCAGTTACTCTATCTCAAAATTGCAATAAATGAGATTCATTCTCACCCACATAAGGGAAAACCAAAGATTGATAAAAAATATGTACAATTCACACGATAACACAAAAATTTAATACAATCACTAAAACCATAACAAATTTCAAAGAATCGTTCAATTAAAAAGGATATATAAAAACAATTACACAACATCAAACACTATAATGCAATTTTTTGGctgcaaatttttaaaaaccatagtactttaaaatctttgaaataatggttcttcaaaaatattttcaaggtCCAGAAACAATTCataatgattaaaaacttttTTCAATTCGATTCGAAGCAGATCTGCAATATTGCGATCGGTGGATTGGTCGTTTACGATTGATGGATAAATTTATGGAGAATTTCAACAAGAATGAAGGAAAAAAACTCATACTGTATGTTACCTTaaaagtaatttttattttatttttaaaaagtaagGGGTATTGTTGGGTTTCAAAAGAAAATGGAGGCATTTTCGTATTTTGTGCTCAAATAGAGAGTTGAAACAAATGACAGAACTTTGTCGGAGAGTGGGACATGAGCACTGAAGGCAAAGTTAAGTTTGATTATAGAGATTTATTGATTATTTCTCCTAGTTTCTACATGTTCTCCATTGTTATAAAATAGTAgagataataatataataataataaattttttttttttttaagaagataataataataataattcacaAATGTGATTAACTGACGACCGTGATGTGATATAAATGAAAATGAATACGGCGGAGTGAAGTACAAACACAGCCGTAGGAGGCGGAGGGGGAGACGAAATTAAACATGGGAAACCGGTGCTGTAATTACCGGTACCTCCTACTCTTCGCGGCCGTCCCCTTCATCTACATCCAGGTCAAATCTAGGTttactttgattttgatttctgATCACCAAAGACAGGTTATAGCATGATTGTTGATTCCCATACTTTTCTGATCTGTATCTGTTATTTGGAATTATACTTACTCATATGCTGCCACCAGCTGATGTATGAAGTTATCTTTTGCTTCGGATGCTCATATGGATATTTTTGTGTCCAAACAAGGATGATTATACCTTATTCATGTTAGCCGCTTGCTTGATTTCTTTAGCAAAGGCTAGTATTTCGAATCCAAGTAATTGCTGACATGATTGACTCGGGTTCTGTACTCGCAGATGCGTCTTTTCACCGCTCAATCAGAGTATGCTGATCGTCTTGCTGATGCTGTACGGTTCTCTCTGTTTTGATTTGCTCAATTGTATTATATTTAGAATTAAGACAAGCTTATGAGTGGGGGCGAATTGAGAAACTGTGTTTGGGGTGCGAGAGCAACAATGGAATGCATTTGAGGCTGATAGTTGTTCACATTTCTAGCAAAATCACAAATAGATTTTCGATAGGTTCATTTGATGGCATCAGTGGTTCATTGACTTCGCACCTGTTTTTTTGGTTCAATGTTGAATGCCTAGTTCTCTCATACTGTAACACTTTCGTTGCATACCTTCTATTCTTGATTGGGTAGCTATTGTTACTATATGTATTTTATTGTAATTTTCTTTTACAACCTCCCCGTATGTGGTCATAAAAACTTTTGTATCAGGATCGATTAATTACAATGAACTACTCGTCATTAAGAAAAATTTAACTTTTAGGTCCGAATAGAGAAAACTTGTTCTCTTACGGCAATAACTTTATGTATATTATCATAATAAAAGTTCGGGGTGGCCTTGTTGATTCTACAGAGAGAGGGAAAGATATGGTGTTCGTTCAACATTATAGGAGTTGTAATGGAAAATGCATTTTAATTCTTTTGAAGAGATCAGAAAATTTAGACTTTTTAAATGGCTTCCCATCTCCAGCAATAATCAGATACTAGCATTTGAACTATGCTTATTTCTTTCATAATGTATATACCTTGGATTTGacatgctttattaattaaagatttaatgtAAGATAATTCAGTCAGTGTAAGAATTATTTGGCAGCCCTTCTGATAAAACTTCTTGGTAGAAACAAAATTAGTTTCCAAACTCTACAACCACGGGAAGGGTGTACATGTGtactgaataaaaaaaataaagtatctttagaaataataataaaaaaattatattggtTTGTACAGGCATTTTTTTACATTTTCCTTTTAAACCAAACAATAAAACTTGTTTTACTCTGTTTCCCTGAATGGAATTCATGATTAATACAGCCTTATTATTTTACTCATGTGTCATCGAGTTACCCGCTTTAAATATGCTCAACACTTTCCGTAGTATGCCATCATACAAAAGGCCCATGTACATGTATGATGTACTGCATCTAACATGTACAGTATTGATGGCAGATTGACTCAGAAAATCAGTGTACAAGACATACACGACAGTTAATTGATCAGATCAGTCAGCAGCAAGGACAAATTCTTGCTCTTGAAGGTGCTTTATCCTTTTTGCTTCTTTCCCTGATGGCTGGTCTTAAACAAATGCGTTGCAATGTCTTGTTGTTAAATCCATAGATTTTAACGGCCTTCCTGCCATTAACTGGAAATTTTGGAAAGGATTCACTCGGTTCTGGAACATCATAAAGATCCATTAGTAAGGTTTGCCAGTTTGGGATCAATTCAATATAAAAAGCCTATACTTAACTATGCAGGATAGATTTGGCTCGTGATATGagataaattgtttatttaatcgGGAAGAGATAAATTACTGAGCATTTTTCGTGTATAATCTTTATACTTACGCCCAGTCAAGGATGATGAAACAGCTCGTCTGATTGACTTCTTTTTTGTTCCCATGTTTTTCTCTATTTTTTCCATCGATGATGTGGTGTTATTGATGAGAAAAATTTACCGATTATCTTTTGACATGCTACAATACCAGAGGAAAGGAAGCGCCAAGATAAAGAATGTGGACAGTTGAGAGCACTTGTTCAAGATCTTGAAAGTATGTTTATACAGTTCCTTCCTTTATTTCTGTGTCACCTAGTAATCGCTTTCTTGCTTTGCACAATGCATGTAAAGGTTAGTTTTCACTCAGCAAATATCTATTATTAGTCCTTTGTATTGGCTTTTTTCCATTTTGTACTTCTGCATGGTTCTGGGGAAACTTAAGTAGGGTGATAACACAATCTCTGACTTTGGTACTACAACTTGGTTGGCTCCATAATTAGGTTCTTGTTCTTTCacctttaatttttattttatattgtattttgggcCTGTAGTTACCTTTTGTTGCCCATGATCAATGCCTGCCTTTGTTATTAGTGTGATCGTTTCTCTATCCAAATTCAGGGAAGGGTATCAAGAAAATGGTTGGTGATTTACAGGTTTGTAGAAAATATTTGTTTCTTTGTGTTGTTTGCTATTTTCTTGAACTCTTATATATCGAACACGCTACTTGTTTATCAGGTTCCAGTAGCAGCTGTTGTGGTTATGGCTTGTAACCGTGCCGATTACCTTGAAAGAACTATTAAATCTATTCTAACGTATGATGTGTCTCCACTCTCCACGCATCTATCACAACACTTCTAGCCGTCAGCTGACATTTTCTTTAAATCCTTTCCCCCTTTTTTCCATACTAGGTATCAAATTCCTGTGGCATCAAGATATCCTCTCTTCATATCACAGGTACTTAATAGTGAAACATCTGTTTGACATGAGTTTGGAGTTTTTCATTGAGAACAGGGGGCATGTGGCAGATGCAAATTATACTTGCATTCTTTTTTGGCAGGATGGATCAGATCCTCTCGTTAAGAAGAAGGGTTTGAGTTATGATCAGCTAACATACATGCAGGCACGTTTTTCTTTCTATCTTTTACATTCTAAAATTAGTTCTTACTCAGTTCGAGTACCTGCGTATTCATTGGATTGGATTAACTTTTAAGGTCTTAAAATTTTATTCCTGGTTCTTGTTCGACTACAACAGTTTTAATATACTTTCATGTGCCCCAGCATTTGGATTATGAACCAGTACATACCGAAAGGCCTGGGGAATTGATTGCTTACTACAAAATTGCACGTTAAGTTTTTGGTTAATTTGTTTCTTGTTATTAGCCTTCCTTTCTGTTTGAGGAGAGATTCTTTTGCTGACACAGTCTTATTGTTTGCTGTTCAGGCCATTATAAATGGGCTCTGGATAAGTTGTTCTATGAACACAAGTTTGACAAAGTAATCATTCTTGAAGGTTCCTGTTTTCTTCATTCTTTTTTTactttcttttgtttttctttttgccTCTGGTATTTGTTTCACTGAACATGCCATCATCTGCAGATGATATGGAAATTGCTCCCGAtttctttgattattttgaggCTGGAGCTGCTCTCCTTGACCATGACAAGTGAGTTGTTCTCTCCAAGATATGATGAATTACAGATCCATTGACTATTTGACATCCTATGTCGATTTTCTGATTGGGGAAGTATTTGATTGAAATGCACCAACAATAGATCTATCATGGCGATTTCTTCATGGAACGATAATGGACAAAAGCAGTTTGTACATGATTCTTGTAAGTTCCTCCGTTTTCCTATTGATCTGATAAACCTCTACAAAAATGTTTTTAGATTAATGTTAGTATGTAACTTTCACTAATAGAAATTGTTCTACATAAAGTTGTTGTTACCGTGTTTCTGGGCTTTGACTATGTTTGTCATTCTTGTTCCTTGAGAAAACTTGGTTCTGTAGGTTAGTTCTTTCTTATCACTTACCACACCACTGGTTCTGTATTGAGTATTATTCATAATGAATGGTAATTCATCTGTATGTAAAATGACTTGTACTGCTGTTGTTTCCCCTTTAACTCCCttaaccctttttttttttgtggtcaTGTAATCATAATAAGCTATTCGATTTTGATTGCTTTTAGTCATTAGTGAATCTATTGGATTACGATCACTGTTGTATGAAGTAATGCAAACAATATGCCATATATTCGTtcaagttatttttttattttaaaaataattattgtatAGATCATAAGCCTGTGATTTTCAGCGTCAACActaaattatggttgactgttTGAAGGATCGTTAAATTTTTGTGAAGCAGGCTCTCTGAGTTCCTGTATGCTATACCATTAGCTTTTAACATATCACCAGATTTGTTCCGTCACAGATCCATTTATATATCTTTGTTCATGGTTCCGTCTTTGAACTTCTTGAATCCATGAGGTTCCCCTCTATCCTCATTTTTCTACTCACTGATAGATCATGCTACAAATTTATTTCTCATATTTTTTGTGCTGAGATGGGATAtgctatcattatttttttcgtCTGCTAGATTGACATTCTTCTTTATTGAACTGTTTGAAATGAGATTTTCATTATGTGTGTACAGTtcaaatttgggaatttttacaATCTGAGGATTATTAACGCAGATG comes from Henckelia pumila isolate YLH828 chromosome 4, ASM3356847v2, whole genome shotgun sequence and encodes:
- the LOC140860397 gene encoding alpha-1,3-mannosyl-glycoprotein 2-beta-N-acetylglucosaminyltransferase isoform X1, coding for MGNRCCNYRYLLLFAAVPFIYIQMRLFTAQSEYADRLADAIDSENQCTRHTRQLIDQISQQQGQILALEEERKRQDKECGQLRALVQDLERKGIKKMVGDLQVPVAAVVVMACNRADYLERTIKSILTYQIPVASRYPLFISQDGSDPLVKKKGLSYDQLTYMQHLDYEPVHTERPGELIAYYKIARHYKWALDKLFYEHKFDKVIILEDDMEIAPDFFDYFEAGAALLDHDKSIMAISSWNDNGQKQFVHDSYTLYRSDFFPGLGWMLSRSTWDELSPKWPKAYWDDWLRLKENHRGRQFIRPEVCRTYNFGEHGSSMGQFFKQYLEPIRLNDVQVDWKSMDLSFLEEGKYTNYFADLLKKATPMHGADAALKAHNIKGDVRVLYRDQSDFEYIARRFGIFEEWKDGVPRTAYKGVVVFRYHPPRRVFLVGPDSLQQFGII
- the LOC140860397 gene encoding alpha-1,3-mannosyl-glycoprotein 2-beta-N-acetylglucosaminyltransferase isoform X2, coding for MRLFTAQSEYADRLADAIDSENQCTRHTRQLIDQISQQQGQILALEEERKRQDKECGQLRALVQDLERKGIKKMVGDLQVPVAAVVVMACNRADYLERTIKSILTYQIPVASRYPLFISQDGSDPLVKKKGLSYDQLTYMQHLDYEPVHTERPGELIAYYKIARHYKWALDKLFYEHKFDKVIILEDDMEIAPDFFDYFEAGAALLDHDKSIMAISSWNDNGQKQFVHDSYTLYRSDFFPGLGWMLSRSTWDELSPKWPKAYWDDWLRLKENHRGRQFIRPEVCRTYNFGEHGSSMGQFFKQYLEPIRLNDVQVDWKSMDLSFLEEGKYTNYFADLLKKATPMHGADAALKAHNIKGDVRVLYRDQSDFEYIARRFGIFEEWKDGVPRTAYKGVVVFRYHPPRRVFLVGPDSLQQFGII